From a region of the Rhodothermus profundi genome:
- the dnaB gene encoding replicative DNA helicase: protein MAEFEERPRLSIGEEEAPPYPLEKLMGGRRRSRAQIHALHQQAGRVPPQAVELEQAVLGAMLIEPEAIPRALEILTPEAFYDGRHQRIFRAIIRLFEQNRGVDLLTVTEELRRTGELEQAGDTVYLSELTTRVASAANVEYHARIIAEKALLRRMIETMTLLVGRAYDPGADAFELLDEVEAEIFRLSDVHLRKAARSMNEIIKETLERLEAIHGRPGGITGVPSGFHQLDALTGGWQRGDLIIIAARPSMGKTAFALSCARNAALHPHYGTGVAIFSLEMGADQLAQRLLTAEARVDAQAARTGRLRDEDWRQLARAAGRLSDAPIFIDDTPALSVLELRAKCRRLKAEHNIGLVIVDYLQLMQASHMPRNANREQEIAQISRSLKALAKELNVPVVALSQLSRAVETRGGDKRPQLSDLRESGSIEQDADVVIFIYRPERYGITVDENGNSTEGIAEIIIGKQRNGPTGTVRLAFINQYARFENLTLYQPEPNPLPDVSDDIVLPSGPSDEAPF, encoded by the coding sequence ATGGCCGAATTTGAGGAACGTCCCCGGCTGAGCATTGGTGAAGAGGAAGCACCGCCCTATCCTCTGGAAAAGCTGATGGGAGGGCGCCGCCGCTCGCGGGCCCAGATTCACGCGCTGCACCAGCAGGCCGGTCGCGTGCCCCCTCAGGCTGTCGAGCTAGAGCAGGCCGTGCTGGGGGCCATGCTTATCGAGCCAGAGGCGATCCCCCGCGCCCTCGAGATTCTGACGCCCGAAGCATTTTACGACGGCCGTCATCAGCGCATTTTCCGAGCCATTATTCGATTGTTTGAGCAGAATCGTGGCGTCGATCTACTGACGGTTACCGAAGAGCTGCGGCGCACCGGTGAGTTGGAACAGGCGGGCGATACTGTTTACCTGAGCGAACTGACGACCCGAGTAGCTTCCGCTGCCAACGTCGAATACCACGCCCGGATCATTGCGGAAAAGGCGCTGCTGCGCCGCATGATTGAAACCATGACGCTCCTGGTCGGCCGGGCCTACGACCCGGGAGCCGATGCTTTTGAGCTGCTGGACGAAGTAGAGGCCGAGATCTTTCGGCTCTCGGACGTGCACCTGCGCAAGGCGGCCCGGTCGATGAATGAAATCATTAAAGAGACGCTGGAGCGGCTGGAAGCCATCCATGGTCGTCCGGGCGGCATCACCGGCGTGCCCAGTGGCTTTCATCAACTGGACGCGTTGACGGGCGGCTGGCAGCGAGGCGACCTGATCATCATTGCGGCCCGTCCCTCGATGGGCAAAACCGCCTTCGCGCTGAGCTGCGCTCGCAACGCCGCCTTGCATCCACATTACGGGACCGGCGTAGCCATTTTTTCCCTGGAGATGGGTGCTGATCAGTTAGCGCAGCGCCTCCTGACCGCTGAAGCCCGGGTCGATGCCCAGGCTGCTCGGACCGGTCGGCTGCGCGACGAAGACTGGCGGCAACTGGCCCGCGCCGCCGGTCGCCTCTCAGATGCCCCGATCTTCATCGACGACACCCCGGCGCTCAGCGTGCTCGAACTCCGCGCCAAATGCCGTCGCCTGAAGGCCGAGCACAACATCGGGCTGGTGATCGTGGACTATCTGCAGCTCATGCAGGCCTCGCACATGCCCCGCAATGCCAACCGCGAGCAGGAAATTGCCCAGATCTCCCGTTCCCTCAAGGCGCTGGCCAAAGAGCTGAACGTGCCGGTTGTTGCCCTTTCCCAGCTCAGCCGTGCTGTCGAAACGCGCGGAGGCGACAAGCGCCCCCAGCTCTCCGATCTGCGTGAAAGCGGAAGTATCGAGCAGGATGCGGACGTGGTGATTTTTATCTATCGTCCTGAGCGCTACGGCATCACGGTAGACGAGAACGGCAACTCCACGGAGGGCATTGCCGAGATCATCATCGGCAAGCAGCGTAACGGCCCGACCGGCACGGTGCGCCTGGCCTTTATCAACCAATACGCTCGCTTTGAAAACCTGACGCTCTACCAGCCAGAGCCTAACCCGTTGCCAGACGTTTCAGACGACATTGTACTGCCTTCTGGCCCTTCGGACGAAGCGCCTTTTTGA